AGCCTGACTTCTCCCATCCCTCGTGCCATTGCCACCACTACAGGACTGTCTCTGACGGTGCAGGACCAAGGAATTGGGGATGTCACCTTGGGCCAGAGCCAGGCAAAGATGCAGCTGAAGTGGGATGTGGCACAGGAATCCAATGACTTGGGTAATGactgcagtggggaagggaaggcccCTGAGACCTTgcgatgggaccagacagccagGATGTGACACAGAATTAAAGATTAAAGGAAAGTGTAGGGTGGGCGGGGCTACAGGGGAGAGTCCATCTGAGGAGAAAGGGGCCCTGGCAGCGACCCTGACATGTCATTCTTGGCCTTGTCCTGCAGGTCCTTCTGTGGTGGGCCTCGTCTCCACTCCAGGGATGGGCAAGTTACTGGCTGAGGCGCCCCTGGTCCTGGACTCTAAGCAGCAGACAGTTCTGCGTGAACACAGGGACTTCCTGGCAGGAGGCTTCCCTGTCCTGCTCTCAGATGTCGTCTCTGCCTTTGTGAGCAACAAGGACACCCAGAACCTCAGCTCCCCCGTCACCTTCATCTTCTCCCACCGCGTGAGTCCTGGTGGAATGGGGCTGTGGCTGGGCAAGGAACTGGTCTGGGTCCGGGGCTCAGCCTCACTGTCGAGATCACCCTTTGTGTCCTGGGGGCCTCCTCTGTGGGCGCCTCCTTCCCCCAGGAAAGCCCTTTGCAAACCAGCTTTGGATAAGAGTCTCCAGCTTCCACCGATGCTCTCTTCCTACAGTCGGTGACGTCCAGGCCAACGCAGAAGGTGTTCTGTGTCTTCTGGGAGCACAGTCAGGATGGATGTGGTCATTGGTCCACCACGGGCTGCAGGATGGCGGCCACCGGAGACGCCAGCACCACCTGCCAGTGCTCCCACCTCAGCAGCTTTGCTGTCCTCATGGCCCACGGCCACATTCAGGTGAGATCCCTGAGAGAGGCCATGGAGACAAGGATGCTAGTGACTACAGGCAACCAGAAAGGAAAGGATGTGATGGGAGAGGTCAGAAGGGACCCAGGGAGATCAGCATCGAGGACCAAACCATCGTCCTTCCTGGCCGGGTGACAGGGTTACTccttctggggtgggggaggcggggtaGGTGGTGGCACCAGGAATTGAGATCCTCCCAGGTGACAGCAGGCAGATCAAAATGAGAACTCTTTTAACTACATGGCCAGGCCTCATGGGAATCCAGACCAATTCAAACAGCACCCTCAAAACAGTGTGTTTCCTTCCACCATTTcagcaaagaataaaatgtggTGTACAAGTGTTCATGGTTACATTTctgaagagatgaaaaatattcgCATGGTTGAAGGAGTAACATTGAAAAGTCTCTTTCCTGCCCATGGCCCCCAGTGATCAGCGTTCTTCTTAGAAGAAATCTCAGTTTCTTCTGAGTACTTTTGgagatattttatgtataaacaaGCAAATGCATAtaatgtgtgattttattttcactcCAGGCATTGCCTACATATTCATTCTTAggcattttttccatttcaaatactTATGAGATTCTGTATCGGTACACAAAGAACTTGACCATTCATCTTTAAATTACACAGCTTTCCATTCTGTGGATGTTCCATACTTTAGCAAATCTCCAACGACAAACATTTTTTGCAAGCTTCAGTTTCTGCAAAGTTGCAATAGCATTGCTATGTCAGAGTAATAGTTCTAACTTTGAGATACATACAtttaatacacacatataatatcACCACGTATCAGTAGCCACCCAATGGATTCCTTTACATTTTAAAGTTGGGTAACGATACTGTCATTCTTGGCTAATCCCCCCACCCAACCATTCAAAGTGTTTCTTTTAAGTGTTTAGATTTgactcttctttcatttttgaaaatatgccTTGAAATATACATTCCAACATTTGTTCTCTTCATTGATTTGGTTTTCTTCATTGAAGACCAACTCTGCATGTTGTGGCTCTCATTTACCTCGCTCTCGTATTTCTTGttcttctgatttccttttgcctctttctttatattaatttaattttgcccatttttttcattcctgttcTATCTCTTAAACTGTACTTCAGTAGGGTCCATTCTTAATATGAGCTCTTCAAATTTTGTCTTCATtactgcagggtttttttttttttcttccacttctttaCTGTGTTTTTCTAATGCACAACTTCACAAGATCTCTCTTCTCTGAGGCCTTGcatctctgcttttgtttcttgcttATAAAGGCAAGAGCTTCCTTACATGCTTTGATTCAGAGTAAATAATGTCACAACTTTTAGCTGCCCCATGTTAACAATTATTTGGTGAGTATTCCTTACTTAAATTTTTTACTCTCTCcttttttgtgatattttgtagagattttgtgtttgttcctttttatttttttgtgatatGTTGTATAGATCCTTTCAATCACTTATGATTAAGGCAGATGGTGTTTCCTGGAGGAATTATTTCCAAGATATTTATGTAAAAACATCTTCAGggttttgtgatttttatgtaacttttacaaatttatctaggggtgcctgggtggctcagttggttaaacgtccaacttcgactcaggtcgtgatctcacggttcgtgggttcgagccccgcgtcaggctctgggctgacagctcagagcctggagcctgcttcggattctgtgtctccctctctctctgcccctcccccactcatgctctgtctctatctcagaaataaataaacattaaaaaaaataaaaatttatctaaGCAAAATTAAATGTCAGCAGTAGTGTTTCCATGTACAAAACCTGTTTTCCTCCACAACCAAAGCCAAACTTCTTTAAACCAACTGGTGGATGGAAACTCCTGCCTACATCATTCCCACTATTGTAATCATGACACAGATTATTCTGGTTTCCTCCAATGTATACTTCTAGTCAATCTTCTCTGATTTTAGCTTCTCTTCCAATTATTCCCTAGTTTTAGAGAAAGTGGAAAtggtggttttggttttattacaTTTGTggcatttgaattatttccaagaacaggtgtgtgtgtgtgtgtgtgtgtgtgtgtgtgtgtgtgtgtgtgtgcatgtacatgtgagcacatgtgcacatgcaacCTTTGGGCCACCATTTTCAATACCAGAACAATTGACTTTTTCTTTCAAACAAGGATTACCTTTAAAACGTGATAAGTACTACAATTTGTAATGAATCCTTAGCAATGGGGAGAGATGGGAGAAGAGTGGGGGAAACAGATAATTGTCTGTGTTTTTGTGGTCTGTGTTATTTTTCCCAGCCCAAGAATATGATTATTTTCTAGCTGACCTGGTACAAATACTCAGGAAGGTGCTCTTGGGTCACTGGGATGGGTAGGACTGAAGCATCATTTCCAGGAGAGCAACCTGTAAAACTAATAAACATAGTGATACACAAATTTCAGCATCGAAATACAACCCTAGTAGGTTCAAAGGCTTGATGTCTTGAAGGAGGGTTATCCTATCACATAGGTACAGCTGCGTTTATACAAGCTTTATTTCTAGAATCACACACTCAAGTAACTCATTTTTTTAACTGATGTTATTGGAATACAATATATTTGCAATAGAAATCCGATTATAAGCATACACTTTGTAAGTTTTAACAGTTGTAAAAAACCCATGCTCTAAAGGTCACTGAGCTGGTAGGACTTTTCCGTAACCTCAGAAAGCCCCTCAGGAGTCTTTCAGTGCTCCCATCCCGAACCCCAGGAAACCACAGAACTCATTTTGTTGCTACAGTTTATTTTGACTGTCCTAGAGTCATTCAGTAGAATGGAATTGTTCTCTTTTGTTCCTGGCTCTTCGGCTCAACATTCTATGAGACTCTCTCATATTACTGAGTATAAacataattcattcctttttattgctatataGCATCCCAACATATTACTCTACCACAGATTGTTTTATACCACAAACTGTTCTCCAATTAATGGGCATTTGCATTTCTTCcagtttgggctattatgaatagagCTGTTATGAAAATGCATAAACATTGGTCTTATGGACAttcgttttcatttctcttggtaaatacccagaaatggagtTGCTGAGTCCTATGGTAAGTGTGTGTTTAACATTAATGTATGTTCAACTTTATAAAAAACTCCCAAACTCCATTCCAAAGTAGTTGTTACCTTTTACATTCTCACACAggagtgtatgagagttccaaaaGTTCCATTTTGCAACATTACTATCAGTGTGTTTAAGTTTTACCATTCTAGTCTGCTTTTAAAGAGGTGACTGTGATCTCATTCACGGGTCTGAGCAGGAGGATCCCGTGCTGGCTGTGATCACCTATGTGGGACTGGGCCTCTCTCTGCTGTGCCTCCTCCTGGCAGCCCTCACCTTCCTCCTGTGCAAAGCCATCCAGAACACCAGCACCTCGCTCCACCTGCAGCTCTCGATCTGCCTCTTCCTGGCCCATCTGCTCTTCCTCACGGCCATCAACCAGACCAAGATCAAGGTACTGACACTGTCACAGAGGACCCCCTGCCCTGAGCCACGGGACGCTCAGTTCGTGGAGCCCTGCTGCACTGATACCTTAACACAATATCGTTGGGTgacagggaggctggaggggtaAATAGCCTATTTCACGTTGACTGATGAAGCAGAAGACAATCCTCTCTCAACAACTcgaccctatatatatatatatatatacgagtTCTCCCCACTGGCAAGGTATGGGAGGGGTCCTGGGGCCACCCTCCTCCCTGACAGTCCCTCCTGGtgactccttcctcctcccccagctgctgTGCGCCATCATCGCGGGGGCCTTACACTATCTCTACCTGGCCTCCTTCACCTGGATGCTGTTGGAGGGTCTACACCTCTTCCTCACGGCACGCAACCTGACGGTGGTCAACTACTCCAGCGTGAGCAGGTTCATGAAGAGACTCATGCTCCCTGTGGGCTATGGAGTCCCGGCTCTAATCGTGGCCATTTCTGCTGCATCCAGACCTTCCCTTTATGGAACACCCACCAGGTGAGTGCAAATTCCCACTGCCCCTATCTTCTCCAGCACAACTGTGGCCATCATAGAACCAATAGCGATTTAATTTCCCCCGAACGTGATAGGCAGAGGAAAGGTCAGTGGCCACTCCGAAGACATCTCTCTGGTGGAATTTTGCGTTCCTTGAACTGTTTTTAAGTCcttaagatttaattattttaaatgttcattatgAAGTATTTAACCATTATATATTACACATTCTAGTGATTCTCTATCCACAAAGGCCAATGTTCTCTTGACTCACTTCTCATCTCTCTCTTAGATGCTGGCTCCACACAGACAAAGGATTTGTATGGACCTTCCTGGGCCCCGTCTGCACCGTCTTCTCCGTGAGTAACACGTGACATCAGAGCATCCCGCCTGCCAAAGTGACGGTCATTCAAAGACCAGGTGTACCAGGAGGGTTACAGGCAGCGGGAGCAATCATTCCAGTTGGCCCAGGACTGatgagagacccccccccccaggatgcAGGGATTTCCGTTGCAACAACAGGACTAACATGTTTCCTGAGACCtgggactttcagtgctaaaattgGGAGTTTCCATGCGAACTGCATCGAAGTGCTCGCCAAAGTTACAGGACAAACACATGCCTGAGTTACAGGGTGGTTGGTCTAGTCTTCTAGGACTTCTACAAAAGGCAAAAGCTTCTTACCTGCCGGGTTAGGTGTTGGATGAGCTAGGAGGATGCTTACCAGATGTGGAGTGAATTTAATACACCTGTGGGCTTTCTGCAGATTAATCTGGCCTTCTTTCTGATGACCTTCTGGATTGTGAAAAACAAGCTCTCCTCCCTCAACAGAGATGTGTCCACCCTCCAGAACACCAGGTGAGGAGGAGTCAGAGGAATGTCCCCCATCCAGAGCATTATCCTCAGAGCTCCAAGGATCTGATGTCCAGAGAGAATGGACTTTGCCCTGATACACAGGGATTGCTTCCATGCCTTACCTAGCAGGTCCTGAGAACATTTCTATCCTTACAACACACTCAAAACATCACATAACAGTTCCCAGAACCCAGCGCACCCTTTCATGGTCATGCCTTCATGCGTTTTAGGCCCCCTGCCTTCCCCTTCTCTTGCCCCACGTGAACGCAGGTTCATCAACCACATATCACTTCGTCTAAGAGTTTGGgaatgtcctttcctttcctcaacTTTGCACAGAATCGGTGGCCTCTATTCTGGGCAAAGCACATTCTGGGTCAGGTCATGGAGAAGGTGGGGACAGGAACAGCCCTGGATGGGATCTGGGCAGAAGTACCTCACTTTGCAAATGTTACAAGtgatcatttgtttttgtcttgccACCAGACTCTAAGGGCTGTGGAAACAGAAGTCTTGTCTTGGTTGTTCTGAATGCCCAAGCCCCAGCCTAGGGCCAGGGGCACAGAATGTTCTCGACGATGTCAGCTGAACAAAATTAGGGGTCTTCCTGAAACATCGTGACCTTTTTGAAACTCACATTCTGGAGTGTCACTACCATCCCTAGTCCCAGTCAAACTGCCATCCCTGACCCAAacaccatttctttttatggaatCATTGACGATAAAGCTCCAAGTTGATCGCTACTCAGTAGGAAGCATCCGTGGAGTGGACTTGAAaacaggtggggtggggagggggctgttgCTCCCGGTGCATCACgagcctcctctctcctcctaccCAGGATGCTGACATTCAAAGCGACGGCTCAGCTCCTCATCCTGGGCTGCACGTGGTGTCTGGGCGTCCTGCAGGTGGGGCCAGCTGCCCGCGTCATGGCTTACCTCTTCACCATCATCAACAGCCTGCAGGGAGCGTTCATCTTCCTGGTGTACTGCCTCCTCAGCCAGCAGGTACCACGGTCCGGCCCCCATCCAGGACTCTTCCTGTCCCCGCCCCGCCCAGTGAGCTGACCCAGAGCGTGCTTCGCCCCTGCAGGTCCGGGAGCAGTACGGGAAATGGTTCAGAGGGGTCAGGAAAGCCAAAGCCGAGCCTGAGAATTACACGCTCTCAAGCGGGACCGTGTCTGATGCCTCCAAGCACAGTGCGGTAAGATTATGCAGTGTTCCCAGAGCACTTCCCTAGCCGATCCACTTGGGCGTCTCATGCCTGCCTCACTGGACAACCTGGGCAGATAGCAGGGGATGCCCTAGGAAGGCTCATGCCTGGACTCCCTTCAAGGCACTTCCCCGTCTTGAAAGGAGCTCTTCCTATACTTTCACTCGCTGAGCTTCTATGTTCACAGCGACCCTTGCACACGActgtcctctttccccacatttgTGGAGCACCCGCTTTGTGCAAAATGTTGCATAGGGTTTCTAATCGCGCTTGGTGAGAAGATACAAATGTAGATACTTACAAGCAGAGAAGGAGGCTTGGTCAGCTAACTAATCAGAAATGAATGGTGTGGAGCAGATCGTCAATGCTCAAAGTGCAGAGAGCCATGCACACTTTTTCTCCCAGGTCATTCCAGAGAGACTCACGGGCTTTAGATAAATTATGCAAGGTCTTCAGCCTCCTCTACTTTCTCCCAacttcattccccaccccccatcctcacCCTGCCTGGCAAGTCTTCTACACATCTCTCCCCAACTTGCCTGTCCTCCCTCTAAAACTGTTCCTTCCCAAATGGTCTACTCATCAAAATCTCATCCTTCAAACTCTTTCCTCCTCCCAGCAGATGTGCGTGCTGACTTCTTCATAGAGAAAACACAAGTCAGCAGGAAGAAACAAGGTTACTTTTGCACTCTCAAAAACACCAGCCATTTGGCATCTAGTTCACTGTGTTCTCATTCCCTCTTGTGACCGCACATAGACAAAATATGCCTCCTAGTTTTTAAGGCTAATCCCTCCACCTGTACTTTGGTTCCTGACCCTCTTGACTTCCCAGTGACTTAACATTACGGTTCACACATTTTATCTCTGGTATATTGGTTCTCATGTTCTCAACAGCTGCATTGTAACACATTACATGTCTCACTTACTctgatctattttaatttttttttattttatatatatatatacatatatatatatatatatagagagagagagagagagagagagagagtgtgtgtggggggggggagagaggcagagggagagaatcttaagcagactccacgctcagtgtggagcccaactcagggctcaatcccatgaccatgggatcatgacctgattcagaaatcaagagtcggatgctcaaccagctgagccaccaagccGCCCCAAGAAgtactaatgttttatttatgcttcattcttcttcttcctctcgaTGTTCGAACCTGGATTTTGCCTCCATCATTCTACCAAAAGACCTCTGTCTTAGGCCACCAATGGTCTCTACTTACGAATATCTTTTGGTCCTCTTAGCGGTCTTAGCAGCATTTGGAACTCTTGGTGTGCTGGATGCTGTGATGGCTTCCTCCATGTCACAATACTCCTCTTGGTCTCTGGCTTCCATGTGTCCACACTCCCTGGAATATCGCTATCTTTCTACATGAGCTTGCTCCATCTCCTTTGTATTTCAACCACTCTACCGGGCTGGGTCCTAAGAACACTTCTGTTCTCATAGTTTGGTACAAGATTTTAAGACatttatacataaatgtatatatattagcaTTTAGCAAAGTTATTGGGTACATTTCAAAGTGTAGATCATGAGTGGCTTTGTAAAGGAGGGGAAACGCACATCCACATGTGCCTAGGTATTGGAGGAGGCAGCCATGGGAGGTAGGGGAGGTTTTCCCTACGTTACTGCATATATACGTtgataacattattttaaaaaagagaatatccaCATACTTgtgatttgaaaaagaaaattcaaagttGCCATAAAGCATAAAGAAAGACATTCACATGATGTATATAACTATCTCATTCTCACTTTGAAGTGCTCACatctaggggttcctgggtggctcagtttgttgagcacccaactcttgatttcagctcaggttatgatctcacagtcgcgGGATCAAACCCCACcgaaggctccacactgaaagcgatgtctgcttgggattctctctctccctccgggtggtcagttgagtgtttgactcttgatttcagctcaggacatgaacccagggtcgtgggatcgaaccctgaGATGGGCTCTTTCTTcgttggagcttgcttgggattctctctttgcccctcccccactcatgctgtcatgctctctctctctcaaaacaaaaacaaaaacaaaaaaaaccctacaaaacaAAGTCCCAAGCAGAAATCCCAGATTGACCTTCTCCCACACTCTTAGGGTGTTTACAGCTAGGAAATTCAGTTTGTACCGACCTGAGTTTAAATGCTGGCTCAGCTATTTGCTGGTTTTTTCACTTTAGACAACTGTTTTATAGCATACATCTTAGCTTCCTCATTTCAAAACCCTCTCACTATCCTCCCTGACTCTTTCTGGCACTGCTCCAGATTTTCCCCATCCGGCTCCTCCAGAAGCCCACCCCTCCCACTCCACCCCGactcctacccccccccccccgccgtccccTCCATCAGGTTCGCATTCCCCCATCAGGACCCCTGCACCAGAGACTGCCGCTATGGGCGATCCCTTTGGCCCACCACAGTCTCTCCCATTGTCTGACTGTCCCCAATTCCTTTTCAGGCTCTCCATTCTTCCAACTCCTCACATCCCCCACATTCGGAACGCCTACTTCCCGGCTTCACAGAATCCCCAGTCCCCAAGCCTTGAGTTCCTGATCACGTTTCTGGATTGCTGGCCCCCCAACACTGACTTCAAGTCCACTTACTGCAGATTCAAAGTCTCGGATTCAGGAGACAAGAGTTTCTGGTGTCCAGGCTCCTCTAGGCACAAACTTCCTGTTTCCAGATTCTGCGGATTCCAACTTCCAGGAATCGGCCACAAAGAGCTGAGTCCAGCTAAGGTCCTCTTCATCCAGTGGACCACAGTCTTCTCTGTTCTTAAAAGTCTCTGAAGTAGGGACCTCAAGGGAAAAGATGGCCTCAGCGTGTTCACTGTGGCATTGGAAGACGGGAAAACACAAACCACTCAAATAAACCATCAATAAGAAGAGGCAAGATgctggggcaccgggtggctcagttggttgagcctccaactcttgatttgggctcaggtcatgatcccagggtcagtgcagagcctactaaagatattctctctccctctgcccctctcccctgctctctctccctctctccctctctgaaaataaaataaaataaaacaaaataaaatacatggcaagatgaaaaattatttcagttttaaggAATGCCCGTccacagacacaaagaccaaatCACTGGTACCTATGTTGacacagaaaaatctccacataCGATAAAAAGTGAGTCAAGTTGTTGGGTGTCTGTAGTACAATGCTATATAACTTTAAAAGCTTAAGTGTACTAACATTTGAATGTTTACATGGGTAGAGTCTTGTTTAACTCTCATAATTAAGTCATAGATTCTATGTTTGGCAGAACAAATTATATAATTCAGTAATAGTAGAGAAAACCTATTTAAGGGAGGTTAGGTCAGGTGAGGATCAGTCAGATCTCTCTTGTGCTTTGTGGTGTCGTATTTTTACAACAAAACAGTATTCATGTTCTTACTTGTtatcaaaagtaaattttttaatgttttaaatgagaTGCCCGCTCCAGGTAAAGGCAAGAATACAGTTGCTGAAAAGCAAAGCATAAGGCATGACATATCCCAACCCTAATTCTTAACTAGTGTTTTGCCCACAATGCTTGAAATTCCTTTTGTCTACAGAACATCTGGTATCTTTTGTTAAACTGCAGATTCTGATTGAGGAATCGTTGGACTTTCTCCTTTGCTTAGGAAGCAGGACTTATGGATCAATCACACGGTCCCCATGTTAACTACTGATTCCAAAATGATatgctttaccttttttttaaggaggcttcacacccaatgtggggtttgaactcacgaccctgagatcaagagttgcatgttctaccgagccagccaggtgcccccgtttcAAACTACTTTGAAACTCAATAGCTGAACCGGCTCACAATTCTTTATGCTATCTCCAAGTTCAACCCAAcggagcagaaagaaagagtgtATAATTGTCTGCCAAGAAAGCTTCAGAGAATTCACTGGAAAATACTGAGTTCACTAACATGCTGAAAGCAAGGGCAACATTCAAAATGCAATGGTTTTtctaccaaaggaaaaataaattttaaaatacaaagagctGAGGGGCGCttggcagctcagtcagttaagggtccgacttcggctcagctcatgatctcgaagtttgtgaatttgagccccgcgcaGGGTGGAgagttcggcgcctggagcctgcttcagattctgtctccctctctctctgcccctcccctgctcatgctctctctctctctctctctctctcaaaaataaacattaagaaaaaattttaataaaaaaataaaataaaaatacaaagagctgtttaaatttaaaaataatgggcgcctgagtggctcagtcggttgagcatccaacttcagctcaggtcatgatctcatggttcatgggttcaagccctgtgataggctctgtgctgacagctcggagcctggaacctgtttcagattctgtgtctccctctctctgcccctccccctgctcgcactctctctgtctctctgtctctctgtctgtctctctctcaaaataaacaaacatctaaataaataaataaataaataaataaataaataaataaataaaatttaaaaataaaacctcaacaGGAGctcccgggtggcttagtcggttaagcgtctgactctcgattttggctcaggtcatggtctcgcatttcatgagttcaagccccacatcgggctctgtgctgacagtgcagagcctgcttgggattctctctctctctctctctctctctctctctctctctctctctttctctctcaatctctctctctccttctgtctctgcccctccccaccttgctctctctgtctctctcaaaaatgaataaacttaaaattaaaaaaataaaataaaacctcaacaGCACCTAAGAACAATCCCATAAGAAATGCATGAAGTTTTCAAGGAGAAAACTGTAAGGTGTAACTGGAAGAAATCATAACCtacacaaagagagagagttgTGTTAGTAGTGATGGAAAAGTCTTAATACTGTAAAAAAGTTACTACCTCCAAGTTCatctacacagtcaatgcaaCAGCAGTCAAAATCCCAAGACATTTTCACGGACTTTAGTAAACTGGCTATAAAGtgtatttagaagaaaaaatgtgaCAGAACAGATAGGCCACTTACAAAGAAGAATAAGCAATTAGGTGCTCACAATGGGCCATTTCTtgatctttgctttttctttttttcaacgtttttttttttttttttaatttatttttgggacagagagagacagagcatgaacgggggaggggcagagagagagggagacacagaatcggaaacaggctccaggctccgagccatcagcccagagcctgacgcggggctcgaactcacggaccgcgagatcgtgacctggctgaagtcggacgcgtaaccgactgcgccacccaggcaggcgccccgctctttgctttttcttgacTGAACTTTAATCAGGCTTCTCTCTTTCCTACAGGCCCCTGAATTCTGCTTACCCTCAAGCCTGAGCAAGTACCCAAAAAGTGGAACATACCCTTGCCATCAGCCTCTCCTGGGAATTGGCTGACCACAGCAAGACCCTCTTTTTGCCACAACACACTGATAATTTCCTCTTATTTGTCCAGCTTCCCCTCCAAAGACTCTGCTTATCTCTACCTGCTTCTTCCTTTaccctataaaataaaaatatttttccatatgattTTGAGATACTCATGGATTTCTGAGAATCTTCTCCCTACAACAATAGTCCTTCTAAGTAAAGTCTCTCCTTATTCAAGCCCAGATTTAAagttatttgaaagaaaacacagggattTGTGTCATaacatctataaaaacaaaaccatggcAGTTTTTAACATGTGGTATTGTTCCAGGAATAGAAAATgagtcaatgaaaaaaaaaaaaaaacgtaaagaAT
This DNA window, taken from Neofelis nebulosa isolate mNeoNeb1 chromosome 4, mNeoNeb1.pri, whole genome shotgun sequence, encodes the following:
- the LOC131510504 gene encoding adhesion G protein-coupled receptor E2-like isoform X2, with amino-acid sequence MKGRYFAFHPGLCVLLIPLGAIAHKNGAPCARCPRNAHCTNASSCRCDPGFTSLSGKVIFSTSSEVCTDINECGPPLYMSCGSLAHCHNVEGSYYCECAPGHELLSGGTKFQSEKENTCQDVDECSSRKHQCHNTTHCINVKGSYRCYCYHDWVARSRPLHGLNFTICEEVPFPSWTSPSGVNSQSLSRFFDKVQQLSQDFKPALAKNTIQDLMQEVDELLETPGDLETLAPSEQYCVATHLLVGLEDVLRVLSKLLPKGPLTTHAPAGTGLSLTVQDQGIGDVTLGQSQAKMQLKWDVAQESNDLGPSVVGLVSTPGMGKLLAEAPLVLDSKQQTVLREHRDFLAGGFPVLLSDVVSAFVSNKDTQNLSSPVTFIFSHRSVTSRPTQKVFCVFWEHSQDGCGHWSTTGCRMAATGDASTTCQCSHLSSFAVLMAHGHIQEDPVLAVITYVGLGLSLLCLLLAALTFLLCKAIQNTSTSLHLQLSICLFLAHLLFLTAINQTKIKLLCAIIAGALHYLYLASFTWMLLEGLHLFLTARNLTVVNYSSVSRFMKRLMLPVGYGVPALIVAISAASRPSLYGTPTRCWLHTDKGFVWTFLGPVCTVFSINLAFFLMTFWIVKNKLSSLNRDVSTLQNTRMLTFKATAQLLILGCTWCLGVLQVGPAARVMAYLFTIINSLQGAFIFLVYCLLSQQVREQYGKWFRGVRKAKAEPENYTLSSGTVSDASKHSAALHSSNSSHPPHSERLLPGFTESPVPKP
- the LOC131510504 gene encoding adhesion G protein-coupled receptor E2-like isoform X1 — encoded protein: MKGRYFAFHPGLCVLLIPLGAIAHKNGAPCARCPRNAHCTNASSCRCDPGFTSLSGKVIFSTSSEVCTDINECGPPLYMSCGSLAHCHNVEGSYYCECAPGHELLSGGTKFQSEKENTCQDVDECSSRKHQCHNTTHCINVKGSYRCYCYHDWVARSRPLHGLNFTICEEVPFPSWTSPSGVNSQSLSRFFDKVQQLSQDFKPALAKNTIQDLMQEVDELLETPGDLETLAPSEQYCVATHLLVGLEDVLRVLSKLLPKGPLTTHAPAGTGLSLTVQDQGIGDVTLGQSQAKMQLKWDVAQESNDLGPSVVGLVSTPGMGKLLAEAPLVLDSKQQTVLREHRDFLAGGFPVLLSDVVSAFVSNKDTQNLSSPVTFIFSHRSVTSRPTQKVFCVFWEHSQDGCGHWSTTGCRMAATGDASTTCQCSHLSSFAVLMAHGHIQQEDPVLAVITYVGLGLSLLCLLLAALTFLLCKAIQNTSTSLHLQLSICLFLAHLLFLTAINQTKIKLLCAIIAGALHYLYLASFTWMLLEGLHLFLTARNLTVVNYSSVSRFMKRLMLPVGYGVPALIVAISAASRPSLYGTPTRCWLHTDKGFVWTFLGPVCTVFSINLAFFLMTFWIVKNKLSSLNRDVSTLQNTRMLTFKATAQLLILGCTWCLGVLQVGPAARVMAYLFTIINSLQGAFIFLVYCLLSQQVREQYGKWFRGVRKAKAEPENYTLSSGTVSDASKHSAALHSSNSSHPPHSERLLPGFTESPVPKP
- the LOC131510504 gene encoding adhesion G protein-coupled receptor E2-like isoform X3; amino-acid sequence: MKGRYFAFHPGLCVLLIPLGAIAHKNGAPCARCPRNAHCTNASSCRCDPGFTSLSGKVIFSTSSEVCTDINECGPPLYMSCGSLAHCHNVEGSYYCECAPGHELLSGGTKFQSEKENTCQDVDECSSRKHQCHNTTHCINVKGSYRCYCYHDWVARSRPLHGLNFTICEEVPFPSWTSPSGVNSQDLMQEVDELLETPGDLETLAPSEQYCVATHLLVGLEDVLRVLSKLLPKGPLTTHAPAGTGLSLTVQDQGIGDVTLGQSQAKMQLKWDVAQESNDLGPSVVGLVSTPGMGKLLAEAPLVLDSKQQTVLREHRDFLAGGFPVLLSDVVSAFVSNKDTQNLSSPVTFIFSHRSVTSRPTQKVFCVFWEHSQDGCGHWSTTGCRMAATGDASTTCQCSHLSSFAVLMAHGHIQQEDPVLAVITYVGLGLSLLCLLLAALTFLLCKAIQNTSTSLHLQLSICLFLAHLLFLTAINQTKIKLLCAIIAGALHYLYLASFTWMLLEGLHLFLTARNLTVVNYSSVSRFMKRLMLPVGYGVPALIVAISAASRPSLYGTPTRCWLHTDKGFVWTFLGPVCTVFSINLAFFLMTFWIVKNKLSSLNRDVSTLQNTRMLTFKATAQLLILGCTWCLGVLQVGPAARVMAYLFTIINSLQGAFIFLVYCLLSQQVREQYGKWFRGVRKAKAEPENYTLSSGTVSDASKHSAALHSSNSSHPPHSERLLPGFTESPVPKP